One stretch of Ficedula albicollis isolate OC2 chromosome 7, FicAlb1.5, whole genome shotgun sequence DNA includes these proteins:
- the SCRN3 gene encoding secernin-3 translates to GAVSPVCALRSARRAAGGSGAVTPCVLCPLQCTYISVEQVERTHAVVLSRPAWLWGAEMGANEHGVCIGNEAVWGREEICDGEALLGMDLVRLGLERADTAEKALSVIVDLLEKYGQGGNCMESNMAFTYHNSFLIADRKEAWVLETSGKYWAAEKVEGGVRNISNQLSITTKIDREHPELKEYAKSNGWWDGKKEFDFAATYSYVNTARMTTSGGRYCEGYKLLNKHKGSITSEIMMEILRDKESGINMEGGFMTTGSMVSVLPQQPNLPCIHFFTGTPDPARSVFKPFIFVPDITQLLKTTSPTFGHDDPVKKQPRFQSKPDRRHELYKKHESAAVVMETIKDKGKEMLKEIQELEKQKISQMESILQNECFDPKQVVNLFSQCVEEELKIYS, encoded by the exons GGCGCCGTCAGCCCCGTGTGCGCGCTGCGCTCAGCCCGCCGCGCGGCCGGCGGCTCGGGCGCGGTGACGCCATGCGTGCTCTGCCCTTTGCAGTGCACCTACATCAGCGTCGAGCAGGTGGAGAGGACGCACGCCGTGGTGCTGAGCCGCCCCGCCTGGCTCTGGGGCGCCGAGATGGGCGCCAACGAGCACGGCGTGTGCATCGGCAACGAGGCGGTGTGGGGCAGGGAAGAGATCTGCGACGGGGAGGCTCTCCTCGGCATGGACCTCGTAAG gCTTGGACTTGAGagagcagacacagctgaaAAGGCTCTTAGTGTCATAGTTGATTTACTGGAAAAATACGGGCAGGGAGGAAACTGTATGGAGAGCAACATGGCATTTACATACCACAACAGTTTTCTGATAGCTGACAGAAAGGAAGCATGGGTGCTGGAGACGTCAGGAAAATACTGGGCAGCAGAAAAAGTGGAAG GAGGTGTACGGAATATTTCCAATCAGCTCTCTATCACAACCAAGATTGACAGAGAGCACCCAGAATTGAAGGAATATGCCAAAAGCAATGGCTGGTGGGATGGGAAGAAGGAATTTGATTTTGCTGCCACGTATTCTTATGTCAATACTGCCAGAATGACCACATCTGGAGGCCGGTATTGTGAAGGCTATAAACTTCTGAACAAACACAAAG GATCTATCACTTCTGAAATAATGATGGAAATTCTTCGTGACAAAGAGAGTGGCATTAACATGGAAGGTGGATTTATGACAACTGGCAGCATGGTGTCTGTACTGCCTCAGCAGCCTAATCTGCCCTGTATTCATTTCTTTACTGGAACTCCAGATCCTGCCAG atctGTATTCAAGCCTTTCATTTTTGTCCCTGATATTACTCAGTTATTAAAAACTACATCCCCTACATTTGGTCATGATGATCCAGTTAAGAAACAACCACGTTTTCAGAGTAAGCCAGATCGAAGACATGAGCTCTATAAAAAACATGAAAGTGCTGCTGTAGTTATGGAGACTATCAAG GACAAAGGTAAAGAAATGCTCAAAGAGATACAGGAGTTGGAGAAACAGAAGATAAGTCAAATGGAATCAATCCTGCAGAATGAATGCTTTGATCCTAAGCAAGTAGTTAATCTTTTTTCACAGTGTGTAGAAGAAGAACTCAAAATATATAGCTAA